A single Ziziphus jujuba cultivar Dongzao chromosome 11, ASM3175591v1 DNA region contains:
- the LOC107403959 gene encoding uncharacterized protein LOC107403959 has protein sequence METNSLLSSSGMQQRKSSKNGKSKKSKPVRVVYISNPMKVKTSAAEFRALVQELTGQDAEFPDPSKLKLPPTAAAAEETEAAEDNENEHDHQVLEVGDVVQDSPKMMMMRDIEVVADSSSNELPESSGNSTALYEPSCSSFEDAFMPQMLESISGAFPAALLYHFPQ, from the coding sequence ATGGAAACCAATAGCCTACTGAGCAGCAGTGGTATGCAACAAAGGAAATCTAGCAAAAATGGGAAAAGTAAGAAGAGTAAGCCGGTGAGAGTAGTGTACATATCGAACCCAATGAAGGTGAAGACGAGTGCGGCTGAGTTCAGGGCCTTGGTTCAAGAACTCACCGGCCAAGATGCTGAATTTCCAGACCCATCCAAGTTGAAGTTGCCACCAACTGCAGCAGCAGCAGAAGAAACAGAAGCCGCCGAAGACAACGAGAACGAGCATGATCATCAAGTACTGGAAGTGGGGGATGTGGTGCAGGATTCTcccaagatgatgatgatgagagaTATTGAAGTGGTAGCGGACAGCAGCAGCAACGAGCTGCCTGAAAGTTCAGGTAATTCAACGGCCCTTTACGAACCCAGCTGCAGCAGCTTTGAAGATGCTTTTATGCCTCAGATGTTGGAATCCATTTCTGGTGCTTTTCCCGCTGCTCTTTTGTATCACTTCCCTCAATAG
- the LOC125419385 gene encoding protein FAR1-RELATED SEQUENCE 9-like — protein MDPSFMFEIDADDECKLKRCFWSDLVCRRAYGCFGDVVVFNTTYNTNWDFYKDFKHCIWESERPEEFERKWASIIEKANLHDNEWLKSIFELHSIRVPTYVNHVFSAGISSSQRAESSYAFFKRALAHQCYEDLSDDHVDINEKPILKLPLEMEKQMAEIYTRKIFYKFQDELWHSLVTMPQIVSENDTHKMYTVHSCPNGGVPRFWEIAYDKVLDYASCSCKKWTRAATFQIIYDKEGLEITGKGGSMLTWRSKLFKLFSEFVDNIMSNEEAAVIVNDALQSLVDQFKSVGGSTKSGGIFEKR, from the exons ATGGATCCATCATTTATGTTTGAAATAGATGCAGATGATGAATGTAAATTGAAGCGTTGTTTTTGGTCTGATTTGGTTTGTAGAAGAGCTTATGGATGTTTTGGTGATGTAGTGGTATTTAATACAACTTACAACACTAATTG GGATTTTTACAAAGATTTCAAACATTGCATTTGGGAATCAGAACGTCCggaagagtttgaaagaaaatgggcTTCTATCATCGAAAAGGCGAACCTACATGACAATGAATGgttaaagtcaatatttgaaCTACATTCAATACGGGTGCCGACATATGTTAATCATGTATTTTCAGCTGGAATATCAAGTAGCCAACGTGCAGAAAGCTCTTATGCATTTTTCAAGAG GGCACTTGCACATCAATGTTACGAAGACTTAAGTGATGATCATgttgatattaatgagaagcCTATTTTGAAATTGCCATTGGAAATGGAGAAGCAAATGGCTGAGATATACACACGCaagattttttataagtttcaaGATGAGTTGTGGCATAGCTTAGTAACAATGCCACAAATTGTTAGTGAAAATGATACACATAAAATGTATACAGTCCATAGTTGTCCAAATGGAGGTGTTCCAAGGTTTTGGGAAATTGCTTATGATAAAGTTTTGGACTATGCATCGTGTAGCTGTAAAAA gtgGACTAGAGCTGCAACATTTCAAATAATATACGACAAGGAAGGTTTAGAGATAACTGGAAAAGGTGGTTCAATGTTAACGTGGCGAAGTAAACTGTTCAAACTTTTCTCAGAATTCGTTGATAACATCATGTCAAATGAAGAGGCAGCTGTAATTGTGAATGATGCTCTGCAAAGTTTGGTTGATCAGTTTAAATCCGTAGGTGGTAGCACAAAGAGTGGAGGCATTTTTGAAAAAAGGTAG